AAGCTCATGGACTTGCAGGCTGAGCAGAGTGCCAAACCTGCTGAATACACAACTGACACCTGTACTTTAATGAAGCTGTACAGAGTAATGCATGGCCGTGACTAAGTAACGCATGGAAACGTCTTATGAAGACATGGGAAGGAGATCTTTGTGCTGTTAGCAGAAGGCGGATCGTGGTCCAGCAGCAGGTGGAGTTAGTCGCTGGCATCAATTACAGGCCGGCTTGTCAACATCAGCATCCAGGATGAAGACGTCCGTAGAGATTTGATACGTCAGGTTCCTCCAGTTTAGGATGTTCCCGGGTCGGAAGAATCCTCTGTTCATGTAGGATCTGATCTCACATGGAGAGATGACGTGGTCCCACAGGTGGAGGTCCGTCAGATCTCCTTCAAACGACTGCTGAGGGTCGAAGCCGCCTCCGAAGGCGTCCTGCTCCTGACCCACCATGATGCTCATGTCGCCTGACACCGGGAGTTCAGATCCAAGAAGCTTCAGGTTGCTGCGTTTCCCGTTCAGCCACAGCTGGGTCAACCGAGTCCGCGAGTCCCAGGTCCAGCAGACCGAGTTCCACCCCAAGGTGTTTCCCGGAAACCCGTGGAAGGAGAACTCCCCTCTGCCCGCGTGTGCTCCGTAACTCGCTTCGGAGTTCTTCGTCAGCGCGAGACTGTTGGCGAAGTCGCGGGTCGCCAAGGACAAGAGCACCTGCATGCGGGTCAGATGGGAGTAGAAGCGGAGGCAGTTGGTCATGGCGG
This genomic stretch from Centroberyx gerrardi isolate f3 chromosome 18, fCenGer3.hap1.cur.20231027, whole genome shotgun sequence harbors:
- the LOC139930710 gene encoding C-reactive protein-like encodes the protein METKTLLLSVLLWTAGHAEVRDLTGKQFTFPNDPAAASKPHVVLQADTAEISAMTNCLRFYSHLTRMQVLLSLATRDFANSLALTKNSEASYGAHAGRGEFSFHGFPGNTLGWNSVCWTWDSRTRLTQLWLNGKRSNLKLLGSELPVSGDMSIMVGQEQDAFGGGFDPQQSFEGDLTDLHLWDHVISPCEIRSYMNRGFFRPGNILNWRNLTYQISTDVFILDADVDKPACN